One segment of Comamonas thiooxydans DNA contains the following:
- a CDS encoding YegP family protein, with protein sequence MAGHFELSKSSDVQFRFVLKASNGEIILTSELYKTRAAAENGIASVQTNSPLAERYEKKTASNGKEYFNLKAANHQVIGTSQLYASAASRDAGIESVRKNGATTVVKDLTGT encoded by the coding sequence ATGGCAGGTCATTTCGAGTTGAGCAAGAGCAGCGATGTGCAGTTCCGGTTTGTGCTGAAGGCCAGCAACGGAGAGATTATTCTCACCAGCGAGCTGTACAAGACCCGGGCGGCAGCCGAGAACGGCATTGCCTCGGTGCAGACCAACAGCCCGCTGGCCGAGCGCTACGAGAAAAAGACCGCCAGCAACGGCAAGGAGTATTTCAACCTCAAGGCTGCCAACCATCAGGTTATCGGCACAAGCCAGCTCTATGCCTCGGCGGCATCGCGTGATGCGGGCATTGAGTCCGTCAGGAAAAACGGTGCGACGACGGTCGTCAAGGATCTGACTGGCACTTGA
- a CDS encoding excinuclease ABC subunit A produces the protein MIFSNASLIESEKERNLCTKFFAGYFFNEFTAGYAKRIVQFNRYIQEVTGREDLGIQSPHISFDTHAYLCHERLRSKLADVLISDAARQVFLFIETKYLSNWTYAADVAKGLERLDKVFDADKKPHLADARQHYFVLTSRRKEEAAGRPVQHYAPVNGPIYVPTPARAAEVSEGDTAESAKPAFTSLLYWEDLAQMCDRSEVRQYMEARLKLCVSGSRNQHKAGYFLPGA, from the coding sequence GTGATCTTCTCGAACGCTTCCCTCATCGAATCTGAAAAAGAACGCAACCTCTGCACCAAGTTCTTTGCCGGCTACTTTTTCAACGAATTCACGGCCGGCTATGCCAAGCGCATCGTCCAGTTCAACCGCTACATCCAGGAAGTCACAGGCCGCGAAGACCTGGGCATTCAAAGCCCCCATATCTCGTTTGACACCCACGCCTACCTGTGCCACGAGCGCCTGCGCAGCAAGCTGGCCGATGTGCTGATCTCCGACGCCGCACGCCAGGTCTTTCTGTTCATCGAGACCAAATACCTGAGCAACTGGACTTACGCCGCAGATGTGGCCAAAGGGCTGGAGCGCCTGGACAAGGTCTTCGACGCCGATAAGAAGCCGCATCTGGCCGACGCCCGCCAGCATTACTTTGTGCTGACCTCCCGCCGCAAGGAAGAAGCCGCAGGCCGCCCGGTGCAGCACTACGCCCCGGTCAATGGACCGATCTATGTTCCCACCCCTGCGCGCGCCGCAGAAGTGAGCGAGGGCGATACGGCCGAGTCCGCGAAGCCTGCTTTCACCAGCCTGCTCTATTGGGAAGACCTGGCGCAGATGTGCGACCGCTCGGAAGTGCGCCAGTACATGGAGGCGCGGTTGAAGCTGTGTGTGAGCGGTTCGCGGAATCAGCATAAGGCGGGGTATTTTTTGCCGGGGGCGTGA
- the serA gene encoding phosphoglycerate dehydrogenase, with protein sequence MGKTSLDKSKIKFLLLEGIHPSALKVLHDAGYTNVEALTGALDGEELKRKIADVHFVGIRSRTQLTADVFAAAQKLVAVGCFCIGTNQVDLNAARERGVVVFNAPYSNTRSVAELVLGEAILLLRGIPEKNAVSHRGGWKKSAENSFEIRGKTLGIVGYGSIGTQLSVLAEGLGMKVIFHDVVTKLPLGNAQQSSGLNELLAQSDIVTLHVPELASTNGMMGAAQIAAMKPGSILINASRGTVVDIEALAESLQSGKLLGAAIDVFPKEPKSNKDEFLSPLRGMDNVILTPHIGGSTMEAQANIGLEVAEKLVKYSDNGTTTSAVNFPEVALPEHPGNNRILHVHENRPGILSAINQVFADNGINIAGQYLRTDEKVGYVVIDIDAKSSALALEKLAQIAGTIRCRVLF encoded by the coding sequence ATGGGTAAGACGTCGCTGGATAAATCGAAGATCAAGTTTTTGCTGCTCGAGGGCATACATCCCTCCGCGCTCAAGGTGCTGCATGACGCGGGCTACACCAATGTGGAGGCACTGACCGGCGCGCTGGACGGCGAGGAGCTCAAGCGCAAGATTGCCGATGTACACTTTGTCGGCATCCGCTCGCGCACCCAGCTCACAGCCGATGTGTTCGCGGCCGCGCAGAAGCTGGTGGCCGTGGGTTGCTTTTGCATCGGCACCAACCAGGTGGATCTCAACGCAGCGCGCGAGCGCGGCGTGGTGGTCTTCAACGCGCCTTACTCCAATACCCGTTCGGTGGCGGAGCTGGTGCTGGGCGAAGCCATTTTGCTGCTGCGCGGCATCCCCGAAAAGAATGCCGTCTCCCACCGCGGCGGCTGGAAGAAGAGCGCAGAGAACTCCTTCGAGATCCGCGGCAAGACGCTGGGCATCGTCGGCTATGGCTCCATCGGCACCCAGTTGTCGGTGCTGGCCGAAGGCCTGGGCATGAAGGTCATCTTCCACGACGTGGTGACCAAGCTGCCGCTGGGCAATGCCCAGCAGAGCAGCGGTCTCAATGAGCTGCTGGCCCAGTCCGATATCGTCACCCTGCATGTGCCCGAGCTGGCCTCCACCAACGGCATGATGGGAGCGGCTCAGATTGCCGCCATGAAGCCCGGCAGCATTCTCATCAATGCATCACGCGGCACGGTGGTCGATATCGAGGCGCTGGCGGAATCGCTGCAAAGCGGCAAGCTGTTGGGCGCGGCCATCGACGTCTTTCCCAAGGAGCCCAAGAGCAACAAGGACGAATTCCTGTCGCCGCTGCGAGGCATGGACAATGTCATCCTCACGCCGCATATCGGCGGCTCCACCATGGAGGCACAGGCCAATATCGGTCTGGAAGTGGCGGAAAAGCTGGTCAAGTACAGCGACAACGGCACGACCACATCGGCCGTCAACTTCCCCGAAGTGGCGCTGCCCGAGCACCCCGGCAACAACCGCATCCTGCATGTGCACGAGAACCGTCCCGGCATTCTCTCTGCCATCAACCAGGTGTTTGCCGACAACGGCATCAATATCGCGGGCCAGTACCTGCGTACCGATGAAAAAGTGGGCTATGTGGTGATCGATATCGATGCCAAGTCCTCGGCGCTGGCGCTGGAAAAGCTCGCGCAGATTGCGGGCACCATCCGCTGCCGCGTGCTGTTCTGA
- a CDS encoding nitroreductase family protein codes for MSTTRSSTVPVHAQFIERMSPRAFVPEALNAAQIEQLVEAARWAPSASNKQPWHFAYALRDDANWQAFSQIPNEANRRWCLNGGALIVLLSDKQASAAKHSFDAGCAWGYLALQAHAMGLATHAMGGFSADEARKVLNLPEHLVPECVIAVGRRADAATLPDDLRERELPSGRKPLVEVLSAGAVPA; via the coding sequence ATGAGCACCACCCGTAGCAGTACCGTCCCCGTCCACGCGCAATTCATCGAGCGCATGTCGCCGCGCGCCTTTGTACCTGAAGCACTGAACGCTGCCCAGATCGAGCAACTGGTGGAAGCCGCCCGCTGGGCGCCTTCGGCCAGCAACAAGCAACCCTGGCACTTTGCCTACGCCCTGCGCGATGACGCTAACTGGCAGGCGTTCTCGCAGATCCCCAACGAAGCCAACCGCCGCTGGTGCCTGAATGGCGGCGCGCTGATCGTGCTGCTGTCGGACAAGCAGGCTTCCGCCGCCAAGCACAGCTTCGATGCGGGCTGCGCCTGGGGCTATCTGGCGCTACAGGCCCATGCCATGGGCCTGGCCACGCACGCCATGGGTGGCTTCTCGGCGGACGAAGCCCGCAAGGTGCTGAACCTGCCCGAGCATCTGGTGCCCGAATGCGTGATCGCCGTGGGCCGCCGCGCCGATGCCGCAACCCTGCCTGACGATCTGCGCGAGCGCGAGCTGCCCTCCGGTCGCAAACCGCTGGTCGAGGTGCTGAGCGCCGGTGCAGTGCCAGCCTGA
- a CDS encoding ATP-binding protein — protein sequence MINQLYEVFTPSVPAKKAFIEREAIQNKLVNALLTPGKQLVIYGHSGVGKTTLINHKIFQTYSSHITTRCMKGMKFDQLLLDAFSKLEIFYSSEVTNSTSKNFTIGGDTANLFSQIKAQLSLNLKKDESNKQSILVPPQLTGPTLGRFLGEIKACWILEDFHKMDSSEKSYLSQLMKVFMDLGSDFPELKIIAIGAVDTARQVVEYDPEMKNRVFELSVPLMTDDEIIQIIQKGCELLNLQFTSNLINEIVQHSAGMASVCHDLCVHLCQNSGIYETSQTTTNFDIKNWKTALLSYLEAASDKIQSAFEKALRQDRRNKFAHEKIIIESLCDFPRGEAARFDLEAKILRNHKDYPKSGLKNKLDKLCQPDKGSILRYNQYSGTYCFADPIYHAYALAHRKAIFESTDNSPIPPEHEAFLEAIKKLLSMPNSKISISHISTSA from the coding sequence ATGATTAATCAGTTGTATGAGGTTTTTACGCCAAGTGTTCCTGCCAAAAAAGCTTTCATTGAGCGTGAAGCAATACAAAATAAATTAGTAAATGCTCTTCTAACGCCTGGCAAGCAGCTTGTCATCTATGGCCACTCTGGCGTTGGAAAGACCACCCTAATAAATCACAAAATATTTCAAACCTATTCATCGCACATCACAACAAGATGTATGAAAGGAATGAAGTTTGATCAACTCTTATTAGATGCCTTCTCCAAATTAGAGATTTTTTATTCTTCTGAAGTCACCAACTCAACATCAAAAAATTTCACCATTGGTGGCGATACTGCTAATTTATTCTCCCAAATTAAAGCACAACTTTCTCTTAATTTGAAGAAGGATGAGTCTAATAAGCAATCCATATTAGTTCCCCCTCAGCTGACTGGTCCAACACTTGGCAGATTTTTAGGTGAAATAAAGGCATGCTGGATTCTTGAAGATTTTCACAAGATGGATTCATCTGAAAAGTCCTATCTTTCACAGCTAATGAAAGTTTTCATGGATTTAGGCAGTGATTTTCCAGAATTGAAAATTATTGCAATTGGTGCTGTAGACACCGCTAGACAGGTCGTTGAATACGATCCTGAAATGAAAAATAGAGTATTTGAACTATCAGTCCCACTAATGACGGACGACGAAATAATTCAAATTATACAAAAAGGCTGTGAACTTCTAAATTTACAGTTCACATCAAATTTAATTAATGAAATTGTCCAGCACTCTGCAGGAATGGCATCTGTTTGTCACGACTTATGCGTTCACCTCTGCCAGAATAGTGGAATTTATGAGACATCTCAAACAACAACAAATTTTGACATCAAAAATTGGAAAACGGCATTACTTAGTTACCTTGAAGCAGCTTCAGACAAGATCCAAAGTGCTTTTGAGAAAGCACTGCGACAAGACAGAAGAAATAAATTTGCTCATGAGAAAATAATTATCGAAAGTTTGTGTGATTTCCCCAGAGGGGAGGCTGCCAGATTTGATCTAGAAGCCAAGATATTACGAAATCATAAAGATTATCCAAAATCTGGATTGAAAAATAAATTAGATAAATTATGCCAACCCGATAAAGGAAGTATTCTAAGATACAACCAATACTCTGGAACATATTGTTTTGCAGATCCCATTTACCATGCTTATGCTCTGGCTCATCGTAAAGCAATATTTGAGTCAACAGATAATTCTCCCATTCCTCCTGAGCATGAGGCGTTCCTAGAAGCAATAAAGAAACTTCTTAGCATGCCAAATTCGAAGATATCGATAAGCCATATCTCTACAAGCGCTTAG
- the gatB gene encoding Asp-tRNA(Asn)/Glu-tRNA(Gln) amidotransferase subunit GatB → MTVKLINGYEVVIGFETHTQLATNSKIFSRASTAFGAEPNTQASAVDLALPGTLPVMNKKAVECAIKLGLSLGSTIAPRSIFARKNYFYPDLPKGYQISQFEIPVVQGGEVSFYLEEGKNNVLKTVRLVRAHLEEDAGKSVHDEFIGQSGIDLNRAGTPLLEIVTEPDIRSTAEAVAYAKELHKIVTWIGICDGNMQEGSFRCDANVSVRKPGQPLGTRREIKNLNSFRNMQIAIDYEILWQIEQIEDGHKIQQATVLFNPDTGETRAMRTKEDAADYRYFPDPDLPPLVVAPEWVEQVKAEMPELPRAMAARFVTQYGLPEYDATTLTQSQAMAAYFEAAAKACGQPKLASNWIMGEISRRLNMEEIGMDQVKVSAEQLGTLIARIHGNVISNNSAKQVFEALWTGEGSDVDAIIEAKDLKQSNDTGALEAIINEVIAANPANVEQYRAGKDKAFNALVGQVMKASKGKANPGQVNELLKAKLA, encoded by the coding sequence ATGACTGTGAAACTAATCAATGGCTACGAAGTCGTCATCGGCTTCGAGACCCACACCCAGCTGGCGACCAACAGCAAGATCTTCAGCCGTGCCAGCACCGCCTTCGGCGCCGAGCCCAACACCCAGGCCAGCGCCGTGGACCTGGCCCTGCCCGGCACGCTGCCGGTAATGAACAAAAAGGCCGTGGAATGCGCAATCAAGCTCGGCCTGTCGCTGGGATCGACGATTGCGCCGCGTTCCATCTTCGCGCGCAAGAACTACTTCTACCCCGACCTGCCCAAGGGCTACCAGATCTCCCAGTTCGAGATCCCCGTGGTGCAAGGCGGTGAAGTCAGCTTCTATCTGGAAGAAGGCAAGAACAACGTCCTCAAGACCGTGCGCCTGGTGCGCGCCCACCTGGAAGAAGACGCTGGCAAGTCCGTGCACGATGAATTCATCGGCCAGTCCGGCATCGATTTGAACCGCGCCGGCACGCCGCTGCTGGAAATCGTGACCGAGCCCGATATCCGCTCCACCGCCGAAGCCGTGGCCTATGCCAAGGAACTGCACAAGATCGTCACCTGGATCGGCATCTGCGACGGCAACATGCAGGAAGGCTCATTCCGCTGCGACGCCAACGTGTCCGTGCGCAAGCCCGGCCAGCCGCTGGGTACACGCCGCGAGATCAAGAACCTGAACTCGTTCAGGAATATGCAGATCGCCATCGACTACGAAATCCTCTGGCAGATCGAGCAGATCGAGGACGGCCACAAGATCCAGCAGGCCACCGTGCTGTTCAACCCCGACACGGGCGAGACCCGCGCCATGCGCACCAAGGAAGACGCGGCCGACTACCGCTACTTCCCCGACCCCGACCTGCCTCCGCTGGTCGTGGCGCCCGAATGGGTGGAGCAGGTCAAGGCCGAGATGCCCGAGCTGCCCCGCGCCATGGCCGCGCGCTTTGTCACGCAATACGGACTGCCCGAGTACGACGCCACCACGTTGACGCAAAGCCAGGCCATGGCCGCCTACTTTGAAGCCGCCGCCAAGGCCTGCGGCCAGCCCAAGCTGGCGTCCAACTGGATCATGGGCGAGATCTCGCGCCGCCTGAACATGGAAGAGATCGGCATGGACCAGGTCAAGGTCAGCGCCGAGCAGCTGGGCACCCTGATCGCCCGCATCCACGGCAATGTCATCAGCAACAACTCGGCCAAGCAGGTGTTTGAAGCCCTGTGGACCGGTGAAGGCTCCGATGTGGACGCCATTATCGAAGCCAAGGACCTCAAGCAGTCCAACGACACCGGCGCGCTGGAAGCCATCATCAACGAGGTGATTGCTGCCAACCCCGCCAACGTCGAGCAATATCGCGCCGGCAAGGACAAGGCCTTCAACGCCCTGGTCGGTCAGGTCATGAAAGCCTCCAAGGGCAAGGCCAACCCCGGCCAGGTCAACGAGCTGCTCAAGGCCAAGCTGGCCTAA
- a CDS encoding alpha/beta hydrolase — protein sequence MLSKLLKPLLWLLALCLAVYICICSYMFAQQRQMIFPGGSTQVAAESTDFSLQRSDVLLRGWQLHPADGKARNAVIYFGGNAENIAHRRQQLARSLPHSDIYMLAYRGYGASEGEPTQELMELDAAALFDEVRRLHPQLPITVIGRSLGTGVAAAVADLRQPDQLVLVTPFDSILNTVRGMYGWLPVELLLRDPFDSAAHLRNYRGPILVLRAGRDQVVLPERTDALLHSLRDKAVQVQAFAQANHSTIFRANGFWSAIEQFVDGHQKEA from the coding sequence ATGCTCTCCAAGCTGCTCAAGCCCCTGCTCTGGCTGCTGGCCCTGTGCCTGGCGGTCTATATCTGTATCTGCAGCTATATGTTTGCGCAGCAGCGCCAGATGATCTTTCCGGGCGGCAGCACACAGGTGGCGGCCGAGAGCACCGATTTCTCGCTGCAGCGCTCCGACGTGCTGCTGCGAGGCTGGCAGCTGCACCCGGCGGACGGCAAGGCGCGCAATGCGGTGATCTACTTTGGCGGCAATGCCGAGAACATTGCCCATCGGCGCCAGCAGCTGGCGCGCAGTCTGCCGCACAGCGATATCTATATGCTGGCCTACCGTGGCTATGGCGCCAGCGAGGGCGAACCCACGCAGGAGCTGATGGAGCTCGATGCCGCCGCCTTGTTCGATGAGGTCAGGCGCCTGCACCCCCAACTGCCCATCACCGTGATCGGCCGCAGTCTGGGCACGGGCGTGGCGGCTGCCGTGGCCGACCTGCGCCAGCCTGACCAGTTGGTGCTGGTCACTCCCTTCGACAGCATTCTGAACACGGTACGCGGCATGTATGGCTGGCTGCCTGTGGAACTGCTACTGCGCGATCCGTTCGACTCTGCCGCGCATCTGCGCAACTACCGCGGGCCGATTCTGGTGCTGCGTGCGGGACGCGACCAGGTGGTGCTGCCCGAGCGCACCGACGCCCTGCTGCACAGCCTCAGGGACAAGGCGGTGCAGGTGCAGGCATTCGCCCAGGCGAATCATTCGACCATCTTCCGCGCCAACGGCTTCTGGAGCGCCATAGAGCAGTTTGTGGACGGGCATCAAAAAGAGGCCTGA
- a CDS encoding OPT family oligopeptide transporter yields the protein MNTPIKREFTFRGVLLGALITLAFTAANVYLGLKVGLTFASAIPAAVISMALLYRFKDSNILENNLVQTQASAAGTLSSVIFVLPALLMLGLWTGFPFWQTALICAAGGTLGVLYTVPLRRVLVVQSELPYPEGVAAAEVLRVGDEQRHAHDSENLGKPRSSGLRELGWGTGLAALFGFLSGGLRLLGDAFNFWIPAGSVAFRLAAGFSPALLAAGYLMGAAAGIAVLVGLALCWGVVVPWLTAQASPAAGQALSELSTQLWGSKARFLGAGVIGISALWTVATLAKPIVQAIRNQPARSVAEGAGGDETDKDMPRSWMMMIGAAALGVLFLVVNDFIAGHMPDLAAGARYGLAALCVLFAALFGFLVAAACGYMAGLVGSSASPISGIGIIATLLMGVALLALHALVPAYASAVAGQMGIALVLFMVSAVLAMAAISNDNLQDLKTGYLVGATPWRQQIVLIIGCLVGALVIPPVLDLLYNAYGFAGSMPRAGMDPNQALAAPQATLMMQIASGIFKGSLDWSMLGLGVAVGIAVILIDLALRKSGKGALPPLAVGLGIYLPPTIGLTLTIGAVLGWCIARAIKAYAQRGGKDWTAAAEERGLLLASGLIVGESLMGLLIAALIGFSGMDAPLALVGDGFAPAMWLGLAYFVGLCVFFYRRVLRK from the coding sequence ATGAATACACCAATCAAGAGAGAGTTCACCTTTCGTGGCGTGCTGCTTGGCGCGCTCATCACCCTGGCGTTCACCGCCGCCAACGTCTATCTGGGGCTCAAGGTCGGGTTGACCTTTGCCTCGGCGATTCCCGCTGCCGTGATCTCCATGGCGCTGCTCTATCGCTTCAAGGATTCCAACATCCTTGAAAACAATCTGGTGCAGACCCAGGCTTCCGCTGCCGGCACCTTGTCCTCGGTGATCTTTGTGCTGCCGGCACTGCTCATGCTGGGGCTGTGGACGGGTTTTCCGTTCTGGCAGACGGCATTGATCTGCGCGGCCGGCGGCACGCTGGGCGTGCTCTACACCGTGCCCCTGCGCCGCGTGCTGGTGGTGCAGTCCGAGCTGCCCTATCCCGAGGGCGTGGCCGCTGCCGAGGTGTTGCGCGTAGGCGATGAGCAGCGTCATGCCCATGACTCGGAGAACCTGGGCAAACCGCGTAGCTCGGGCTTGCGCGAGTTGGGCTGGGGTACGGGGTTGGCCGCGCTGTTCGGCTTTCTCAGCGGCGGTCTGCGTCTGCTCGGCGATGCCTTCAACTTCTGGATTCCCGCAGGCAGCGTGGCCTTTCGCTTGGCGGCGGGCTTTTCGCCCGCCCTGCTGGCTGCCGGCTATCTGATGGGGGCGGCCGCAGGCATTGCCGTGCTGGTGGGGCTGGCGCTGTGCTGGGGCGTGGTCGTTCCCTGGCTGACGGCCCAGGCTTCTCCTGCGGCCGGTCAGGCGCTCTCCGAGCTGTCCACCCAGCTCTGGGGCAGCAAGGCCCGCTTTCTGGGGGCGGGCGTCATCGGCATCTCGGCGCTGTGGACCGTGGCCACGCTGGCCAAGCCCATTGTCCAGGCGATCCGCAACCAGCCTGCGCGCAGCGTCGCCGAGGGGGCCGGTGGCGACGAGACCGACAAGGACATGCCGCGCAGCTGGATGATGATGATAGGGGCCGCCGCCCTGGGCGTGCTGTTCCTGGTGGTCAATGACTTCATCGCCGGGCATATGCCCGATCTGGCCGCTGGCGCACGCTACGGCCTGGCAGCCCTGTGCGTGCTGTTCGCGGCCCTGTTCGGCTTTCTGGTAGCCGCCGCCTGCGGCTACATGGCCGGTCTGGTGGGCTCGTCGGCCAGTCCCATCTCGGGAATCGGCATCATCGCCACCCTGCTCATGGGCGTGGCCCTGCTGGCGCTGCATGCCCTGGTGCCGGCCTATGCCAGCGCCGTCGCAGGGCAGATGGGCATTGCGCTGGTGCTGTTCATGGTTTCGGCCGTTCTGGCCATGGCCGCGATCTCCAACGACAACCTGCAGGATCTCAAGACCGGCTACCTGGTGGGGGCCACGCCCTGGCGTCAGCAGATCGTGCTCATCATCGGCTGTCTGGTGGGCGCGCTGGTCATACCGCCCGTGCTGGATCTGCTCTACAACGCCTACGGTTTTGCAGGCAGCATGCCGCGTGCCGGCATGGACCCGAATCAGGCCCTGGCCGCACCGCAGGCCACGCTGATGATGCAGATTGCCAGCGGCATCTTCAAGGGCTCGCTGGACTGGAGCATGCTGGGTCTGGGCGTGGCCGTGGGCATTGCCGTCATCCTGATTGATCTGGCTTTGCGCAAGAGCGGCAAGGGCGCGCTGCCGCCGCTGGCCGTGGGCCTGGGCATCTATCTGCCGCCCACCATAGGCCTGACGCTGACCATAGGCGCGGTGCTGGGCTGGTGCATTGCCAGAGCCATCAAGGCCTATGCGCAGCGCGGCGGCAAGGACTGGACGGCGGCGGCCGAGGAGCGCGGCCTGCTGCTGGCCTCGGGTCTCATCGTGGGCGAGAGCCTGATGGGCCTGCTGATTGCGGCACTCATAGGCTTCAGCGGGATGGATGCGCCGCTGGCCCTGGTGGGCGACGGCTTTGCGCCCGCCATGTGGCTCGGCCTGGCCTATTTCGTCGGTCTGTGTGTGTTCTTTTATCGCCGGGTGCTGCGCAAATGA